One Setaria italica strain Yugu1 chromosome I, Setaria_italica_v2.0, whole genome shotgun sequence DNA window includes the following coding sequences:
- the LOC101786897 gene encoding WAS/WASL-interacting protein family member 3-like, whose translation MVTAMASGTTRASAGSLLVLLFVALAGAADLASGAAGGASATATSDDGSSNKNDAAALLTPRPPSPGELNGFMQCLMGCFTQVFGCSFGCMGKGPDLPLCIISCDQKSVVCMIRCGLSPTPSPSPPKPSPPGPKPPSPKPPKPPTPKPPTPTPTPTPTPPGPPYTPPYAVTGRKTAASA comes from the coding sequence ATGGTCACAGCGATGGCCAGCGGCACTACTCGTGCCAGCGCCGGTtccctcctcgtgctcctcttCGTGGCGCTAGCCGGCGCCGCTGACCTCGcgtccggcgccgccggcggggcgagcgccaccgccaccagcgacgacggcagcagcaacaagaacgacgcggcggcgcttctGACGCCGAGGCCGCCGTCCCCGGGGGAGCTGAACGGCTTCATGCAGTGCCTTATGGGGTGCTTCACGCAGGTGTTCGGCTGCTCGTTCGGGTGCATGGGCAAGGGCCCAGACCTGCCGCTCTGTATCATCAGCTGCGACCAGAAGAGCGTCGTCTGCATGATCCGCTGCGGCctctcgccgacgccgtcgccgtcgccgcccaagccCTCGCCGCCAGGGCCCAAGCCGCCGTCGCCCAAGCCACCCAAGCCGCCCACGCCCAAGCCACCGacgcccacgcccacgcccacgcccacgccccCCGGCCCGCCCTACACCCCGCCGTACGCCGTCACCGGACGCAAAACCGCGGCATCTGCCTAG
- the LOC101757866 gene encoding cytochrome b-c1 complex subunit Rieske, mitochondrial gives MLRVAGRRLSSALSRRPAAAAAAGTRGPLAGALPGRDDDDTRDSRARFAIDSPFFTAARGFSAETLVPRNQDVGLAELPATVAAVKNPSAKIVYDEYNHERYPPGDPSKRAFAYFVLSGGRFIYASLLRLLILKFVLSMSASKDVLALASLEVDLSSIEPGTTVTVKWRGKPVFIRRRTEDDIKLANSVDVASLRHPQQDAERVKNPEWLVVIGVCTHLGCIPLPNAGDFGGWFCPCHGSHYDISGRIRKGPAPFNLEVPTYSFLEENKLLIG, from the exons ATGCTCAGGGTCGCGGGCAGGCGCCTCTCGTCCGCCCTCTCcaggcgccccgccgccgccgcggcagccggcACCCggggtcccctcgccggcgccctccccggccgcgacgacgacgacacgcgCGACAGCAGGGCGCGATTCGCCATCGACTCCCCCTTCTTTACCGCCGCAAGAG GGTTTTCGGCTGAAACTCTTGTTCCAAGAAACCAGGACGTAGGCTTAGCTGAGCTCCCAGCAACTGTGGCAGCTGTGAAGAATCCCAGTGCAAAAATTGTCTATGATGAGTATAACCATGAGCGCTACCCCCCTGGGGACCCCAGCAAGCGTGCATTTGCATACTTTGTGCTGAGTGGTGGGAGATTCATTTATGCTTCCCTGTTGCGTCTGCTCATCTTGAAATTCGTCCTGAGCATGTCAGCAAGTAAGGACGTCCTCGCGCTTGCCTCCCTTGAGGTTGACCTCTCAAGCATTGAGCCAGGCACCACAGTGACTGTTAAGTGGCGAGGCAAGCCAGTCTTCATCAGGCGAAGGACAGAGGATGACATCAAGCTGGCCAACAGTGTCGATGTTGCGTCCCTTCGCCACCCGCAGCAGGATGCGGAGCGTGTCAAGAACCCCGAGTGGCTGGTTGTCATCGGTGTCTGCACCCACCTGGGTTGCATCCCACTCCCCAATGCAGGAGACTTTGGTGGCTGGTTCTGCCCATGCCATGGCTCGCACTATGACATCTCTGGTAGGATCCGCAAGGGCCCAGCACCCTTCAACCTGGAGGTGCCGACGTACAGCTTCTTGGAAGAGAACAAGCTCCTCATCGGCTGA
- the LOC101758286 gene encoding probable glucuronosyltransferase Os02g0520750, protein MTAARAKVLLAVASLSCLLLSSPAASAAAGAEVAGGVAHRNIERIAGSAGDVLEDNPVGRLKVFVYDLPSKYNKRIVTKDPRCLNHMFAAEIFMHRFLLSSAVRTLKPEEADWFYAPVYTTCDLTPAGLPLPFKSPRMMRSAIQFISHKWPFWNKTDGADHFFVVPHDFGACFHYQEEKAIERGILPMLRRATLVQTFGQKNHVCLKEGSIIIPPYAPPQKMQAHLIPPDTPRSIFVYFRGLFYDNGNDPEGGYYARGTRASLWENFKNNPLFDISTDHPATYYEDMQRAVFCLCPLGWAPWSPRLVEAVVFGCIPVIIADDIVLPFADAIPWEEIGVFVDEEDVPKLDSILTSIPVEDILRKQRLLANPSMKKAMLFPQPAQPRDAFHQILNGLARKLPHTQRVYLQPGEKHLNWTAGPVGDLKSW, encoded by the exons atgacggcggcgagggcgaagGTCCTCCTTGCCGTCGCTTCCCTCTCCTGTCTCCTcctctcgtcgccggcggcctccgcAGCCGCGGGAGCAGAGGTGGCAGGCGGGGTGGCTCATCGGAACATCGAGCGCATCGCAG GAAGTGCTGGTGATGTTCTAGAAGACAACCCTGTTGGAAGGTTGAAGGTTTTCGTCTATGACTTGCCAAGCAAGTACAACAAGAGGATTGTCACCAAGGATCCACGATGCCTCAATCACATGTTTGCAGCTGAGATATTCATGCATCGTTTCTTGCTCTCTAGTGCGGTGCGAACACTCAAACCAGAAGAGGCTGATTGGTTCTACGCACCAGTTTACACTACTTGTGATCTTACTCCAGCTGGACTTCCACTGCCATTCAAGTCCCCAAGAATGATGAGAAGTGCAATCCAATTTATTTCACACAAGTGGCCTTTCTGGAATAAAACTGATGGAGCTGACCACTTCTTTGTTGTTCCGCATGATTTTGGTGCATGCTTTCACTATCAG GAAGAAAAGGCTATTGAACGTGGAATTCTTCCAATGCTCCGTCGTGCTACATTGGTCCAAACATTTGGACAGAAGAACCATGTCTGCCTAAAGGAGGGTTCCATCATTATACCACCATATGCACCTCCGCAGAAAATGCAGGCTCACTTGATTCCACCTGACACTCCCCGTTCAATCTTTGTTTACTTCAGGGGACTGTTCTATGACAACGGCAATGACCCTGAGGGTGGGTACTATGCTAG AGGTACCCGAGCTTCACTGTGGGAGAACTTTAAGAACAATCCTCTCTTTGATATCTCCACTGATCACCCTGCCACTTACTATGAAGATATGCAACGCGCTGTCTTCTGCTTGTGCCCATTGGGATGGGCACCATGGAGCCCAAGGTTGGTGGAGGCCGTGGTTTTCGGCTGCATTCCAGTCATCATAGCTGATGACATCGTTTTACCATTTGCTGATGCGATCCCATGGGAGGAGATTGGTGTTTTTGTCGATGAGGAGGATGTTCCAAAGCTAGATTCAATCCTCACCTCCATTCCAGTAGAAGACATTCTGAGGAAGCAAAGATTGCTTGCCAATCCATCTATGAAGAAGGCCATGTTATTCCCACAGCCAGCCCAACCTAGGGACGCGTTCCATCAGATCCTAAATGGCCTTGCTCGCAAGCTGCCACACACGCAGAGAGTATACTTGCAACCAGGAGAGAAGCACCTCAACTGGACCGCTGGGCCTGTCGGAGATCTGAAGTCTTGGTAG